A genomic stretch from Lathyrus oleraceus cultivar Zhongwan6 chromosome 2, CAAS_Psat_ZW6_1.0, whole genome shotgun sequence includes:
- the LOC127121219 gene encoding uncharacterized protein LOC127121219 translates to MAGRNDAAMAAAMQAMAQAVQNLPNAGGDAGSRSLATFQRENPPVFKGKHDPDAALGWLKEIERIFRVMDCTPAQKVRYGTHMLAVEADDWWLETHEGLTVAGEVITWDVFRREFMRKYYPEDVRGKKEIEFLELKQGNLSVTDYAAKFMELSKFYPHYTGVGAEFSKCIKFENEDNNAHYKIVSDHRGKQHQNRGKPYDAPVEKGKQGAAPAQRTSRGGAPAGIVCFKCGQAGHKSNVCTAEVKRCFRCGKTGHAIADCKHKEMICFNCGEEGHIGSQCQKPKKSQTGKVFALTGTQTSSEDRLIRGTCFINGTPLITIIDTGATHCFISANCARRLGLKLSALDGELIVETPAKGSITTSLVCLNCPLSIFDKDFYVDLVCLPLSGMDVILGMNWLEYNYVHINCHHKSVRFSTPEEEGVDLLPFRELRKLMKEGAQMFSLMATLSVESKAKIEELLVVKEFPEVFPDEIPSVP, encoded by the exons atggctggaaggaatgacgctgcaatggctgccgcaatgcaagcgatggcacaagctgtgcagaacttgccaaatgctggtggagatgctggatcacgtagcttggcgacttttcaaagagagaatccgccggtgtttaaagggaagcatgatccagatgcggccttgggatggttgaaagagatcgagagaatcttccgtgttatggattgcactccagctcagaaggttcggtatggtactcacatgctagcagtcgaagctgatgactggtggctagagactcacgaggggttgaccgtggcaggtgaagtcattacttgggatgtattccgtagggaattcatgagaaagtattatccggaggatgtccgtggtaagaaagaaattgagttccttgagctgaagcaaggaaacttgtctgtcactgattatgctgcaaaatttatggagttgtccaaattttatcctcattacactggtgttggtgctgaattttcaaagtgcatcaagtttgagaac gaagacaataatgctcattacaagattgtcagtgaccacaggggcaagcaacatcaaaatcgtggcaagccgtatgatgctccagtggaaaaagggaaacaaggagctgctccggctcagaggactagtaggggaggtgctcctgctggtatagtttgcttcaaatgtggtcaggctggtcataagagtaatgtatgcactgctgaagtaaagaggtgttttcgctgtggtaagactggccatgcaatagctgattgcaagcacaaggaaatgatttgttttaattgtggcgaagaagggcatattggaagtcagtgtcagaagccaaagaaatctcaaactggaaaggtgttcgcattgaccggaactcaaacctccagtgaggacagacttatccgaggtacatgtttcataaatggtactcctttaattactattattgataccggtgctacacactgttttatttctgctaactgtgctcgaagactgggtttaaaattgtccgctttggatggtgaattgattgttgagaccccagctaagggatcaaTAACTACTTCCTTGGTgtgtttaaattgtcctttgtcgatcttcgataaagatttctatgttgatttagtatgtttgccgttgagtgggatggatgtaattcttggtatgaactggttggagtataattatgttcatataaattgtcatcataagtcggtgaggttttccactcctgaagaggaaggagttgacttattacctttcagagaattgcgaaaattgatgaaagagggagctcagatgttttctttgatggcgacgttgtcggttgagagtaaagctaagatagaggaactgttagtggtgaaagaattccctgaagtttttcctgatgaaattcctagtgtgccg